agAGGAACAAGTCAAAATATTGTcagtgagagagagatacataGCAGCAGCACGTTTTACTGCCAACACAGCCTTTTCATCTTTTGAGAGTAAAGTCTGTTAAGAGGCAACACAAGCTGATCTTTGCACACCATGAGACTAcatcatgaataataaaaaattaatacctTGAGGGGTCAACAATCTTGTACACAACACCTGTAGGTGATTCCGCACTCGGTATTTCAGTAGACATAAAATAGAGTTCACCTggtcacaaaaaacaaaacaaaaaaaattaggttACATTACCTATTTCTCAAATTATTATAAAGCTTTAAATAGAATTTTGTACATTAGGAGGTGATAATAACTCTTTTATGCAGTATATAAAGTGTGAAAAAGGAACATATAGCCTTTCTGGGTACACACCTGCCTCATCCTCTGCAAACGAAATGATGTACGGATAGTAATTGTTGATAAGCCCTGGAAATGAACAAGTCAGACCCACTCCCATGCAAATCTCATTGTATTCCCAATTGCGTGAGTTTCTGTTTTCCTTTAAACTCATCAGGCGTCTGTGGAAATTCATacagttcacatttaaaagaatgtttgtcATTTTGAAAAAGTATTAGTTAATGAactattttatgctcaccaaggatgctttttttttatctgaaattatttgataaactataatattgtaaaatattattacaatatgaaataactatttttttattttatatatatttattcttgtgatggcaaagctaaatgtTCAACAGTCAgacttttaaatagtagtgtgtgtgcatatatgtcaTTACGTACCCGCTCATGAAGTCTCCAAATATGTACATGCCATTTAAATTTGGATTTTCACAGCCTCTGTAAACATATCCACCTGTGACAGATTTACCCATTTTGTGTGGATATGCGTAAATTGGAAGAACATCATCTAGAAGTAAAAAAGTACATAGTGTTTTCATGGGTTGAAAAAGATATTTACTTATCCATCCATCCGAtcacaattaattacattattcCAAACATTAAGAATTTGAAGGACTGACTTTGGGAGTAACTGTATTCCCACCTAAGGAGCTGTTGGCACAAAGTTTTTTGTCATAACAAGAGAAGCCCTCTTTTGCTCTCCAGCCATAATTCCGGCCCTTCTCCACAATGTCGACTTCTTCATACTTATTCTGGCCCACGTCCCCACAAAAGATTCGTCCTTTTCCTTCCTTGGTTATCGGATCTCCTCTGTCTACTGAGCACCTCCACATGTTCCTCACCCCATAGGCAAAAACCTCTGGGCGAGCACTGGGTTCATCCACAAATGGATTGTCCGGTGGGATTCTATACAGTGGCCCCCTTTCGTTGTCATTTACATCAATGCGCAGAACCTTTCCCAAAAGGGCAGATCTAGCAGTAACATCCAGATAAGAGATGGAAAATTATCACAGGCAATCTGTCCTTCTTGTACCAAACTGAATTTAGATTCTTGTAGAATATCAGAGTTGAGTTCCAGACTAATCATCTTAACTTACTTGTTCTGTGAATTTCCAAATTTCCCAAATGGATCTCCTGCCATTCCACCATCTCCAGTAAAGATATATAAGTATCCATCATCGGCGAAGAGAAGCTGTCCACCATTGTGATTAGAAGCAGGTTCATCGATCTCCAAAATGATTCTGAGGGGACATGAAGACACAGGGACTTTTGGACGCTCTGAACTCAATATGAAAGCATAGGGTCAAAGAAAAACCGCTCACCTTTCTGAACCGTGGTCAACCACATTCATATCTGTAGAAGAGATACGGAACTCACTGATACGGATTCTCTCATCGATGCCCACCTCAACAGAGTAGTAAACATACAGCTTCCCATTGTATTTAAAGTCAGGGTGAAAGGTGAGTCCCAAAAAGCCTCTTTCATCACCTTCCCATGGAGATGTCAACACAGCTTTTGTGATGTTTAGAAATGGCTTTTCAAGTTTTGATCGATCTGGAAGATATACCCAGACCAGGCCAACTTGTTCAGCAATGAAAAACCTGTGCGTGCCATCATTGGCGTGAACCATGGCAAGAGGATTTCTGAGTCCATTGGCAACCTCCTCCAAACACAGCTGCAAGCAGCCTTCAGAGTCTGCTGTGGTGCGGCCCAGATTTTTTGTCAACCGTTCATTGCTCAGCAGATGAGGATAGCAGTAATCTGGGTCATCCAGCTCGAGGTACTGACAAAGTCTGTGCTGGTCATGTTTAAGTTCTGGAAGACGTGGATCGTCAGACAACAAGGAAAGAAAGGATCTGCACTTGGAATGGAATTGAGAGCAGTAGTCTGGGCAGAGTCCAGGTATGGTCCGTAAGGGTGTGCTGGGGTCTTCAGCGTCAAAAAGGTGAGCAGCGTATGGAGAGCATTCCTGAAGAAGAGACACAGGAAAAGAGGGGGATGTAACTGAATTGCGATGGCCTCAAGCAATTGATTTGCAAAGTCATGTCTGCTTTCCCACATTCAACAGTCTGAGAAACCACAACCACTTTAACCACTTCAGTGACCCCTGTTTGCTACCAATTGCTATGGTGTTATGTATactgtatgcatatgtgtgtgtgtgtgggtgcacaTGAATGTTTCATGagagcacctggagatttggtttggtgctcACACTGCACAGTGTGactcattaaatataactataaaaatgaaataattaataatagtgataatagtattattgcaatttatttattttgtatttttaaatacaataataaacaaaataataaataggtTGTGttcattcttttatatattttaaaataaaaagtaaatattaaataaaaatacatttgataatACACTTCAAAatacaatgctaatatttacatttttcatctttttttacttatttgttttttatatgaattttcatcattttcaaacctaaaatcTAGTGAGCCAAAAGAtaaattgcgattaatcacatccaaaataaaagtttttgtttacataatatatgtttgtgtattgtgtatatatatatatatatatatatatatatatatatatatatatatatatatatatatatatatatatatatacacacacacacacatacagcatatattttgaaaatatttacatgtatttacatgtatatatttatattcatataatttatattatatataaatgtatttaatatataaacgtaacatatttttcttaaatatatacatgcatgtgtgtgtatatatatacttaataaatatacacagtacatacacatatactatgtaaacaaaaacttttattttggaggcgattaatcgtttgacagcactactaaaaTCAgtatacaatattacagtttttataatcTATAACTGGGCTGTGAACCATGTCTGTACGCAAAAGAGCATTCTGAAATTATTGACCCAGCGCGGTTTTTATTTTGGTCGCGCATGCgcaccacttatgtgcacccctgtataCTATAG
The sequence above is drawn from the Cyprinus carpio isolate SPL01 chromosome A17, ASM1834038v1, whole genome shotgun sequence genome and encodes:
- the LOC122148140 gene encoding HHIP-like protein 1 translates to MWYFCDIIGHIWQSPFILFYLFAFWITPAFLHPQCLDFKPPFQPQQELQFCQMYKYFGCCDYARDQELMAKYYRIMDNFDYYGYSNCASYVQDLLCQECSPYAAHLFDAEDPSTPLRTIPGLCPDYCSQFHSKCRSFLSLLSDDPRLPELKHDQHRLCQYLELDDPDYCYPHLLSNERLTKNLGRTTADSEGCLQLCLEEVANGLRNPLAMVHANDGTHRFFIAEQVGLVWVYLPDRSKLEKPFLNITKAVLTSPWEGDERGFLGLTFHPDFKYNGKLYVYYSVEVGIDERIRISEFRISSTDMNVVDHGSERIILEIDEPASNHNGGQLLFADDGYLYIFTGDGGMAGDPFGKFGNSQNKSALLGKVLRIDVNDNERGPLYRIPPDNPFVDEPSARPEVFAYGVRNMWRCSVDRGDPITKEGKGRIFCGDVGQNKYEEVDIVEKGRNYGWRAKEGFSCYDKKLCANSSLDDVLPIYAYPHKMGKSVTGGYVYRGCENPNLNGMYIFGDFMSGRLMSLKENRNSRNWEYNEICMGVGLTCSFPGLINNYYPYIISFAEDEAGELYFMSTEIPSAESPTGVVYKIVDPSRRAPPGKCHYEPLSVRVRSSLIQFKPKETLIGVHVPTKHPRLSNTEEPPDAGSKDRLQELLDSLREQDEQITPTPFPPTTPKPLRTSRQRKGRRRKGKHKKGAVRLVGDEEGRRDRGRVEVYVNGEWGTICDDLWNTKNAIVVCRQLGFHHALKAAKHAEFGEGTSLKIILDDVQCEGTEETLLDCQHAGIGVHNCAHYEDAGVICGNSVSGLE